A window from Bacteroidota bacterium encodes these proteins:
- a CDS encoding DUF433 domain-containing protein: MKKSFVKSRITFNPKILRGKPIVQGTRISVELILELLASDWAFADILLQYPQLTKADILAALGYSAKRLKREEILFTHALAS; this comes from the coding sequence ATGAAAAAATCTTTTGTAAAAAGCCGTATTACTTTTAACCCTAAAATTCTAAGGGGCAAACCTATTGTTCAGGGAACACGAATTTCTGTTGAACTTATTCTTGAACTTCTTGCGAGTGATTGGGCGTTTGCCGATATTCTTCTTCAATACCCTCAGTTAACCAAGGCAGACATTCTTGCTGCATTGGGCTATTCTGCCAAACGGCTAAAACGCGAGGAGATATTGTTCACTCATGCGCTTGCTTCTTGA
- a CDS encoding DUF5615 family PIN-like protein: MRLLLDENIPHDIFIHLSGNNIPVRHIIKTKYAGSGDELIFNYSLRAKMTIVTYDKDFLDDRFINQTHYGIIFLQARTKDFKSIANTILAEVKRHRSLKNKVVIID; this comes from the coding sequence ATGCGCTTGCTTCTTGACGAAAACATTCCTCACGATATTTTTATCCACTTAAGCGGAAACAATATTCCTGTCAGGCATATTATAAAAACAAAATATGCGGGAAGCGGGGATGAACTTATTTTCAATTATTCGCTGCGGGCAAAAATGACTATTGTTACGTATGATAAAGATTTTTTAGACGACCGGTTTATCAACCAAACTCATTACGGAATTATTTTCCTGCAAGCGAGAACTAAAGATTTTAAATCCATCGCAAATACAATTCTTGCTGAAGTGAAAAGACACAGGTCGTTAAAAAATAAAGTCGTAATTATTGATTAG